One Candidatus Bathyarchaeota archaeon DNA window includes the following coding sequences:
- a CDS encoding citrate/2-methylcitrate synthase, with protein MESQFETKDRGLRGVPVANTSICLIKGELGKLFYRGYDIQDLATRSTFEEVSYLLLFDKMPSNKELEEFTAILASKRKLPNTVLDHMKRLPQQTSSMDVLICIIAMLAGYDPGLRDDSKEINSQRAAGLVAKTATIVATWGRIREGLPIIEPRVDLSHAANFLYMLSGEEPDPATARDFDICLILHAEHSFNASTFAARVVASSRAHIYAAVSAALGSLSGELHGGANTRVMESLLEIMEPKEAESWVKKKLDRGERIMGMGHAVYTTMDPRAEILRLMSERLAQRTEESRWFTLTQGIEKASRREFIQRKGRDLIPNVDLYSASIYYVMGIPPDLYTSIFAVSRIMGWCAHVLEEKFPNPPVKPMLYRPSSDYTGKFCGLVGCKYVPLEERQEGLNVYSSILNDGARS; from the coding sequence ATGGAGTCTCAGTTCGAAACTAAGGATCGAGGGCTACGAGGGGTTCCAGTGGCGAATACCAGCATCTGTCTCATCAAAGGGGAACTGGGAAAACTTTTCTATAGGGGCTACGACATCCAAGACCTCGCCACAAGGTCAACCTTCGAAGAGGTCTCCTACCTTCTCTTGTTTGATAAGATGCCTTCTAACAAAGAGCTCGAGGAGTTCACTGCGATCCTTGCTAGTAAAAGGAAGCTCCCCAATACTGTCCTAGACCATATGAAGCGCTTACCTCAGCAGACATCATCCATGGATGTCTTAATATGTATAATAGCAATGCTCGCAGGTTATGACCCCGGACTTAGGGACGATTCAAAGGAGATAAACTCCCAAAGGGCAGCAGGTCTCGTCGCTAAAACAGCCACTATTGTTGCCACATGGGGAAGGATAAGGGAGGGCCTACCCATAATCGAGCCCAGAGTGGACCTTTCTCACGCAGCCAATTTCCTTTACATGTTAAGCGGGGAGGAGCCCGACCCAGCGACAGCAAGGGATTTTGATATTTGCCTCATACTCCACGCAGAACACAGCTTCAATGCCTCCACCTTCGCAGCAAGGGTTGTAGCCTCTTCTAGGGCTCACATCTATGCTGCAGTATCAGCCGCCCTTGGCTCACTTTCAGGAGAGCTCCACGGGGGCGCGAACACCAGAGTCATGGAGTCTTTACTTGAGATCATGGAGCCAAAGGAGGCTGAATCGTGGGTAAAGAAAAAGCTTGACCGTGGGGAACGAATTATGGGGATGGGGCATGCGGTTTATACGACCATGGATCCACGGGCAGAGATCCTGCGCCTAATGTCTGAGAGACTAGCCCAAAGAACCGAGGAGTCAAGGTGGTTCACGCTTACACAGGGGATCGAGAAGGCCTCAAGGAGAGAGTTCATTCAGAGAAAGGGCCGAGATCTAATCCCCAATGTTGATCTTTATAGCGCCTCTATTTACTACGTAATGGGGATCCCCCCCGATCTTTACACCTCGATCTTCGCGGTCTCGAGGATAATGGGGTGGTGTGCCCACGTCCTTGAGGAAAAGTTCCCCAATCCCCCGGTGAAGCCCATGCTCTACCGGCCCTCCTCGGATTATACCGGGAAGTTTTGTGGCCTCGTCGGGTGCAAGTACGTTCCTTTAGAGGAACGCCAAGAAGGCCTCAATGTGTATAGTTCGATTTTAAATGATGGAGCAAGAAGTTAG